The window CGAACAACCAGTAACATCAGTAACGGTCAACTTCACAGTATAGTTTCCAGGCGAACCATAGGTGTGATATGGATTTTGATTATTAGAAATATAACCATCTCCAAACTCCCATTTCCATTCATATAATGAGGTTCCGGTAGAACCATCCGTGAATTTTGTAGGAAAAGTTATACAAGCGGAAGGTGCAGTAAATTCAGCTGTCGGTTTAGGAGGAATTGTAACCGTCTGAGAAGTAGTTCGCGTACAAACAGAACCACTAATAGATAATACTACGGTATAAGTTCCGGGAGCGGCATAAGTATGACCCGGATTTTGAGCAGTAGATGTATTGCCATCTCCAAAGTCCCAATTCCAGTTGGTAATCGGTGATCCGCTCGTATGCATTGACTTATCAGTAAAGATAGCTCCGCCGCAATTTGGCTTATATTTGAAAGCCGCTTTATATGGGATTTCAATAGGAATATACTGAGCTTTCCAACCCGTTTTTGGCAACGCAAAATGAGTCCAGAATGTAATATAGTAATACCCCGGCATCGCATATAAATGCAACGGGTTCTCATTTGTGTCGATTGAAGTAAAATCCCCGAACTCCCACGACCACCTGTCGGTTGCATCCGGCGAGGTGTTACTAAATTGAATATTTCTGACACAGATAATCTGTGTGGCTAAAACTTTATCGTCTCCCGATCCTGAAGAAATATTTGACATGGTTGAAACACCACCGCCAAATTTATCACCTCCCCCTACAGGAACAGGACGTAAGTCGCCCGCACCAACGCCACCGGCACCCGCTGCACCAACAGCGCCAGATGAGCTGGAACCATTGCCCGGAGGACCCGGAGGACCACTCCCTGAAAGTGTGCCACAGGAAATTCTACTAATATAGAATGGATTAGAAGTGGTAATACATCCATATGAATTAGTCACTACCAACCAATATTTTCCACTATCAAGAGCGGTATAACTAGGAGAATTTGTTCCGACAGGTGTCCCCTTGTGATACCATTGATATGTAACAGATCCGTTTCCCCCACCTTGCAAAGCCCTTAAAGTGGTATTTACTGTATTCGGAACTATGCATCCATAATTATGAGGGTCTTCCGATGAAATATGAGCCATCGGAGCTTCCTGCATCGGAACTTCAATCTTTTCTTTGCCAACACAACCATTTTTCCCTTTAACATATACAATATAATAGCCATCCGTAGTGACCACTGCAGTTTGCCCGGTACCTCCCGATGGCGACCAACTGTATGTGGAATAGCCAGGCGAGGTAGATAATGTCACACTTCCATTCGTGGGACACATATAACCAACAGAACTTATAGGAGGCTTGGGGGATGGATTAATTGTTACTGTAAAAGTGGAAACCATGGGAGTCGGACACAAAGTAGTCTTACAGGTAATTACCGCTGTGCCCGCACTTGAAAACTCAAGAGAAATTGCACTGGTTCCCTGACCGGTAATTATACTTGCAAACTGAGGAGGACTAATTGACCATGCATAAGTCGCACCCGTTAAATAAGGAACAGAGTAAGTGTACGTATTGTCAACGCATGTGGAATCTTTTCCTTTGATAGGCGGAGGAACAGAGGTTAAGTCATACACCGGAATAACCAATGGTGCAGATGAGCAATAAGGCGCGTATCCGTTATTTTGTTTGACTGTAAATGAATAAGGGCCGGTTGTGCCCCATTTTATCCAGACATCATTTCCACTAGTACTTGTTATAGTACCATTAGTGGCAGTCCAGTTATAACTATACGGACTTGTAGGGCCTAAGGAAGTATACTTATAAGTTGATCCGGGACAAATATATAAAGGGCCATCAACAGAAGGCGGACGAACAGAATCAACATAAACATAAGTGTATGAAGAATCGTTACAGTATTTGTTAGCAGTGGTTGGCTTTGCAATTACCATATGACTTCCGGCATATGGCCAATTAATAACAACTGAACCTGTACCCTGTCCCGAAGTTATTGTTCCCTTCTTATCCGGAATTGTCCATGTCATGCCTCCGGAAGGGCTTGCTGTAATTGTACCGCTACCACCCTTACAAAGAGAGTATGTAGTTGTGCTCACCGAAAAGTAAGGCAATATGATCACATCGAGCGTAGTTGAACTCTTACAACCCAATATGGCATGATCAATCGTTACAACAATTTTAGCATTGCCGCTGGTATTCCAGGTAATATCGACAGTATTTGTTCCCTGACCATCATTAATTGTTCCTGCAGTTGCGGGAACAATGCTCCAGGAAACATTACTTCCCGGGAAAGAGGGCATATTATAAGTTGCAGCCTCATATTGACAGACTTTTGTTTTACCTGCAATAGATGACACAGGAGGAATCAACGGAACCGTATTTGTAGTAGGACTTGAACATTGATTGGGATTACATCCGCTTGTTGTTAATGAAACGGTTCCGGTAGGACCATTAGGGCCCCAATTCACTGTAATGTTAGGCGTACCCTGCCCGGATGCAATAGTTCCACCGTTAACAACCCAATTGTATCCCCCACAAACCGGATCAGTGGAATAACTCGAACTGGTACCCGGACAAAATGTTGAAGGGCATGTTACTTTTGGAGCCGGGGTTGATATTACATTCACCGTTTTTGTAACGGTAGTTTCGCAATAGCAACCACTTTTAGTGGTTAACTTAACAGTATGCGGACCACCGGTTGTAAAAACATGCTTGGGATTTTTTTCGGTTGAGGTAGTACCATCGCCAAAATCCCAAAACCACTGAGTAGCATCGGCAGAATTATCAGTAAATTGAGTTTCATTTCCGACGCAAACTGTAGTTGCAGTAAAATCCGCTTTTGGAGCAATATTAATTTGAAAGAACAGAAAGAATGAATCTGTACAGCCAAAAGAATTTGTAGCAGTAACCTTAAATAAAGAATAATAATACCTGCTGCCGCCCGAAGTATAAATTTTATTGACTCCTGAAGAGTCCCACTTAATATCAACACTATTACCTGTGTTAGAACCAACAATAGAACCTCCACCACTATATGTTTTACCATACTTACTACTTGGCTCCCATTTATAAGTAGTTCCGGCTTCCGGAGGAATAATATAATTTTCTGTTTTGCCAGTACAACCGGGGGTGCTGTATGCATAGCCGCCATTGGGACAAGCGGATCCCCCATACTGTCCGTTAGTACCAACAAATGGAAGTGTTCCGCTCGTTATTACAGATGGGTAAGCAGGTCTTGGATTTACTTTAATTGTAGTGGTTGCAGTTTGCGGTACTCCTCCAACGTATACAGTATATGTTATTGTATGCGTACCTGCACCGGCGCTGGAAGGATAAAAATATCCATTTATTACTCCCTGACCGGTATAATAACCGCCGCTCGGACTTCCTCCCGTTAATAAAAAAGCTTTCCCATTCTGGCATATATCAGGAAATGTTCCGGCGGTAACGGGCGGGGGAATAACAACAATGTGGGAAGACTTATTTCCGAAAACGGCAGGCTCTTTCGCACCAAAAAGTATACTGGTAGAAACCCAAAATGATAAAACTAAAAATATATACGTAGAAGTAGTTTTTCTCAATTTTTCAGACTAATATAACGGGACTAATGTAGTAAATTAGTTGAAAAAAGACAATAAACTTGTCAATAATTAACTAACATTTAATTACTGAAGTGCAATTTTAAAAATTTACACTAGCCTCTGCAGCAAACCCAATTTTTTGCAGAATTAAGCAGTTTTTTCTATTCGGGAAAGCCTTACACTACCTTTTTTTCCTATAAATTACTTTAATTTCAACCCTTCGGTTTGGGGCCTGCTGTTCCTCAGTACATGGTAAGGGATCATTACATGAGTTGATGAGTTGAGTTTCGCCATAAGCAACGCATTTAAGCCGGTTCACATTTATCCCTCTGGCAACTAAATAATTCTTTGCCGCACGGGCCCTGAGGTCAGACAGGTACAGGTTTGCCCTGCTAGCCCCACGGCTGTCTGCAAAGCCATCCAATTCAATTATTGTTCCCGGGGTTATTTTAATATATGCCACAACTTTCATCAGCTCATTTTTTGCCTTTGGCGAAAGCGCATATTTGCCTGATTCAAAATAAAGATTTTCAAACAAACCGTAACCATAGGGCAATTTGGGTGACGGCGTTTCGGTTTTTATATTATCTGCTTTTTTATTATCGGCAAAAAGTTTCTTCTCCATCAACTTAAGCTTACTCCATGAATCGTCAACCGATTCTGCCGATAAGGCTTTTACGTCAGATGGCAAAAGCTCAAACCTGAACCGGTTCTTTTTGCTCTTAAACTCACGAACCGTTACACCTCTCTCATCCGTTAAAACAAGCTTCGAAGCCAAAACCAATCCAGGGTCCTTCTCATCCATTTTTATAAAAAAGTTTCCCGCTGGAGGGAGGTTCAAAAAGAAAAAACGCCCGTTCCTGTCGGTGAATGCAGTCTGCAAAAGCTTACCGGAAGCAGTGTACAGGGCTATCTTTGAATTGGCCAACGCTTCGGCTTTCAGGGAATCTCCTGCCAGCAAGCTACCCCTGATGGCGCGCAAAGAATTTTCAGTTTCGTTAAACAGTGTAAATAATTTTTTGTCGCCGGAAAGAAGTTCATATTGAAAAATCCCCTCTTCATTCGACTTCACCTCCTGCATATTATTTCCACTCGCATCTGTTAACACAAGTTTCAGATTGCCCGCAAGAGGCGCATCCCCCTCATCCAGCTTCACAAGATACTTTTTATCGGAAGGAAGGTCTTTAAAAGTGAATTGCCCATTCGCATCGGTTGTAGTTGAATCCACAACTTCCCCTTTGTCATTAACAAGCGTTACTTTTTTATTGGCCATACCTTTGGCCGAACCATCAGCCGTCAACAGTCTGCCAAGCAGGTCGCCTTTCAGACCCGTATCTTCAACCTCCATCAATGAATGCGCCTGGGAATCGGCGCTCAGCAATTGAAATTTAAATTCTCCTTTTGAATTCAACTTCACTTCTTTCACGGTATTACCAGCTCCATCGGCAAGCATGAGGCGCTTCAGGTTCGCCAGCTTAGTGTCCTTTTCATCAATAGACACATAAAAATTTCCATCCGGAGGCAGCTTCGTAAACACAAAGTTCCCGGCGTCATCCGTATAACCGGTTTGCACGATCTCGCCCTTATCATTTAACAGGTTCACTTTGGCATTTGCAACAGGAGCGCCGGTACCATCACCATTCATGATCTTTCCCTTCATACTGAATTTCAAATACGAATCATCAACACTCATTAATGACAATGAAGCGTTTTCGGCCGAAAGGTATTCATAGCGAAAACCGTTTTTTTCATTTTTCATTTCGCTTATCACCTTGCCCTTTTCATCGGCCAGTAAAATTTTGGGAAGGCCCGCGAGTTTAGGGTCGTCCTCATCAATTTTTACCAGGTAGTTTCGATCGGACGGAAGCTTGCTGAAAGTAAAATTTCCCTGGGCATCAGTAGTAACTGTTTGCAACACATCTCCTCTTTCATTCACCAAATTCACTTTTACGTTAACCAATGGTTTCTTGTCACCCGCACTTGAAAGCAATTTTCCGGACATACTCATCTTTAATTTCACATCTTCCTCCTCGCTCAATGTTAACCTGGCCTGGTCAGCAGGAAGAAGCTGAAAATCGAATCCTTTCTCCGCGGTAACAGCAGAAGCGATGATCTCTCCCTTTTTGTTCAGCACATTTATCTTTGTATTAGGAGGAAGCTGAGCTTCATTCTCATCCAGTTTCACAGAATATTTCTGTCCGGCAGGAAGATCGGCAAATACAAATGCTCCTGCACTGTTCGTGATTGTCGCTTTCAATACTTCTCCCATTTCGTTCACGAGGTTAATTTTAGCACTGGTAAGCGGCTTATTATTTTCACCATACAAAATAGTACCGGCTAACGTTGGCAAACCTCCATCGCCTTCATCAAGGATAGGCAACGTATTTTGATCGGCGGGCAGACTCTGGAAAACAAATTTATTTCCCTTTTCGTTTATAACTGTAACACGTACAATCCTGTTTTCATTATCTGCCAGATATAATTTTTTCCGGGCTCTGAGTATCGGATCATCCTCATCCATTTTAACCAGGTACTTTAAATCCGCGGAAAGATTTTCGAATTTAAAAAAGCCCAGGCTATCGGATGTAGTGAAATTGATAACGGTACTATCTTCGGTCATTAAAAAGACTTTTACATTTCTGGCCGGATCATCCAGTTGCTGACTCAGAAGCACCTTTCCGCTTACATCGATCGATTTGTTGGTAACAACATAAGAGTAGATGTCATCCGCGCCGGACCCGCCTAGGCGGTCGGATGAGAAATAACCCTTTTGCATATCCTCAGAAAAAGTTATGCCAAAATCATCCGTGGGGGAATTCAGGGGTAGTCCCAGGTTTGAAACTTTTGTCCATTTATTATTTTCAAAAGAAACTGAAAAAATATCCAACCCGCCAAATCCAGGCTGGCCATCAGATGAAAAATAGAGCAACCCGTCTTTTCGGATATAAGGAAACGCTTCATTGCCTGATGTGTTCACTTCATCGCCGAGGTTTTGAGGCTGCTCCCACTTATCTCCGTTCTTTTTGCTGAACCAGATATCTTTTGCCCCATACCCGCCCGGCATATCTGAAACAAAATAAAGTGTATTACCATCCGAACTTATAAAAGGATGTTCAACACTATAATTATCGCTATTAAACGGAAACTCCCTTAGTTTTTCCCAATTCTGGTCATCCTTATTATTCTTTCTTGTGGAAGCGATCAAAATTTTAGGACGGTTGACAAAGTTCGCTCCTTTTAAATAATTATAAACACGCGTGATGTAAAGTGTTCCGTCGTTATCAAACGAGATGGGCCCATCATGATAATCGGAATTTACTGGAGCAGGGAACGGCCGAGCTTTAGAATAATTTGTTTTACCATTCTCATCAGTAAGAACCACATAATAAACATCAAGAAAGGGTTGCTGGTTGAGTCCGCTCGTTTCGAAATTCACGAGGTCCTTTGAACGTTCGGTGGTAAAAACAATTTTATTTTTATAATGAACAGGACAAAACTCAGCCGCTTTTGAATTTAATTCCTTCACATTCCTGACTTCAAAATGCGGCGGACGGGTGAGCCATATCTTAATATCATCACATGACCTGATCGATACATTAGTGTTTTTATCATCCGGCACAAGGCGGGAATATATTACAAATTGTTCCTTTGCTTTTGATGGTTTGTTGTTATTTTTCAATGCAACACCATAATAAAAATAATTCAATGGGTTGATACCCTTTCTCTGAATCGCTTTTTCATATACTTTTTCGGCCGATTCATATTCTTTAAGTAAACGGTAACAATCGGCCAGTCGCTGAAGAGCCTCTATATTGCTATCCCGCTTTACAATTTTTTTGTAAAGCGGGATGGCTTTAGAATACTCATAATTATTAAAAAAGGTATTGGCTTTATTTAACTGGGCGGTACAGCAGGTTACGCTAAAAATGAAAAGAAAGGCGACAGATACCTGTTTTGTCATAGATCAATGATGCTTCTCAGGCAGGCAAAGTTAACAGAGATTAGGGCAAAATATTCTTTTCAATGCAAATAAATGCAATCGATCTATCTCATTCGGCCCAATTGATCATCAGCAAGATCAAAAATATCGTGGCGAAATAATTCTCGACCTTCCGAATGCATTGAAATCGTAGCTCAGCATTATTTCATGTGATCCTGTACTTAATTTTGTCAATTCATTCATCCCCCAATCGAATGAATAACCAACACGCAGTTTGTCTGTAACAATTATCTGCGTAAGTAAAACTATGCCATAGCTTGAGCGGTAGGAAGCACCAACCCACAACCTTTGCTCGAACAATGCATTGAGGTTAATATCAACACTGAATGGGGAATTTTTGGCAGTCTTTACTACTACTGAAGGATTAAGTATAACAGAACCGGAAACATCAAATGCCTTTCCCCCGGTGAAGAAAACATGAGGCACATAGGAAGCATTATCTCCATTTTGAGCAGCAACAGAAGTAAGTCTGCCATTGAAAAGATGGGTAACACTTAAACCAGTAAACATATCATTATTATAGTAATACATCCCAAAATCAGCCGTAGGAATTATATAATTTGTTCGGTTCTGCGTATAAACATTATCAGCCTGGTCATAATGGTCGATCTGGTTCCAATTATAAATATATTGATATACCCCAAAGCGTAAGCCCATTGCCAACTTACCTTGGGGCAAAGTAAGTTTATAGGAATAAGAACCAAACACGCCGGTAGTTTTTACCGGACCAATCTGGTCGCCCATTACATGCAATCCAAGCCCGATCTTTTTCCTACTAAGCGGGGCATGCACACTCAACGTTTGTGTTTTAGGGGCACCGTCAATTCCAACCCATTGGTTTCGAAGAAGCAGGGAAGTGCTCACCGCGTTTTTACTTCCTGCATATGCCGGATTAATCACCAATTGATTGAACATATACTGACTGTACTGAGGATCTTGTTGCGCTGAAGCGTAATGAAAAATTAAAAATAAAAAATTAAGAATGATAAAATATTTCACTCTAAAACTAAATGTAATATGTTTAAAAAAACTACTCATTCCTAATCTTTCATTATTAATTTACCTCGTCAATTCCACCCAGCCTTTTTCGGTTTTATTATCATACTTCACGACGTAAAAATATGTTCCATCGGGAAGCAACTGCCCCCTTTTATTATCACCATTCCACACAACAGTATTGTTATCATAATCAGAACCTTCCCAAACGGGATCGCCCCAGCGGTTAAAGATCGAGACGTGACTTGTAAAATTCTCAATTCCTGTAATGCGCCAGGTATCATTATGACCATCAGCATTGGGAGTGAATCCCTTGTATATTTTTACCAAACCACACTTCACCTGTTCTTCGATTAAAGTTATTACATCAGAAGCCGTATTACCGGATACATCTGTTACAGTAACAGTATACGTTCCGGCTGCCAGGTTATCAACCAGGGTTCCTATCTGACCACCTGACCAGTTGTAGGTATATAATCCGCCACCGCCAGTTGCCATAGCGGAGATTTTCCCGTCACTGTTACCGATACAGGAAACAGGATCGGCAACAACTGTCAGATTAAGAACAGAAAAAGTAAAATCCGGTTGCTGAAAACCCTGCGTAAACCAAAGATTAGTTGTAGGATCGTTTCCTGTGAACACAACCGTTTCACCAACCGATGAGGAAACACTGATTGAACCGTTGTCGTAAAATGAACCCCAGGAATCTACAACATGATGGCTCAGGTCAACCTGTGCAGCCAGCATGACCGGAACAAATAAAAGGAAAGTGATATTTCTGCTTTTTCCAAACATTGTTGCATCTCACTTTTATTCTATCACTATATAATTAAAGCTTGGTGCCGCGCCTCCTCCTTTAAAATTTAAAAGAAAAGTTGTAGTGGTTGAGGTAACATAATATGTTGTTGCCTGAGCATTGGCATTGGCAGCGGTTATCACTACTTTAGGAGAGGTTGCGTATGGCTTATTGAAAGTAAGCGTTATTACTGAATTGAGGGCTCCCCCATTAGTACCCGCAGTAGTAATAGTTCCTTTAACATCTGTTGATGTTGCACCAATAATTCCCGCTCCAGTAAGTCCATTCGCTGTGGACAAAGTAACGGCAGGCGCAGTACCCGTACTTAATATGTGCCCACCCTTAACAGCCAATACAGCCGTAGGAGATGTAGCATGGGTACTTTCAAAAACAGCTACATTCCCTGTTCCATTTGATACGGCATACAAAGAATTACCTGCACTAAAAGAGTTAACTATTTGAAAATAACCTGCTCTACCTGTTCCATAATTGTATCCGTTAATTGCATCACCCGATCCATTGTGATAAACACTCAAAGCATCACTGGGATTTGAAGCACTTGTTACCTCAAAATAACCTGCCCTACCTGTACCGTTTGAATAAGCGGCTAAAGCAATATTTGCGTTTGCCGCATTGTTAATTTGAAATTCTCCGGCTCTACCTATGCCTGTTGCATTACCAAATATAGTAGCGCCGCTGCCATTGGTTGTCGAATAAATAGCGTCCGATGCGTTAGCGACATTGCTTATTTGAAAATAACCTGCTCCGCCTGTGCCGGTATTATATCCGTTTATTGCATCACCTGAACCACTATGATAAAAAGCTGCTCCATCACCTGCTCCACCTGTTTTTCTCACATGCAACTTAGCTATAGGAAAGGAAATACCAATACCAACACTATCACTAATATTATTCAGGTATAAACGGGGTGGCGTTCTTGTCCAGGTATTTATTCCACCGGGCAGAGTCTGCCAGGAAGCATTACCTGAAGCATCGGAAGTAAGCACTTTCGAAGTTCCCTCGTTGCCATCAACAATTCTCAATGTATTCGGATTACCCGCTAATGCAATATAATTAGTGTTTGATGTATTGGTTGCGACGATCCCCCATGTTGCACCCTCACCCCATACACCATAATCACCAAGACCTGCATTCCGGATATTACCATAACCCGCCAGATATGCCCTGCTATATAAAGTTGTTGCTGAAGGTGTGCCTGTATTATTTCCGATAGCCGCAAATGCATTCGACTGACTGCTATTATTAGAATAGACATGGGTAACACCGGTTGTATCACCAACACTTGCCGCACTATTAATCTCTAACTTATGTAAAGGAGATGAAGTTCCGATACCGATATTTGTCCCATTATCAAATATTAAAGAATTAGATAATGAAAATGAGCCACTCCATTTAGGCACAAAATCAATAGTCCCGCTGCCGGAAACAGGAGTGCCGGCAAGAATATTCCCTGATGTAGTTATCATTTGAAAATTAGTGCCGTCATAAACAATTGTTACAATCTGGTCCAATTTAATATCTCCAGCCGATAAAGCGACATTAGCCGTATTAACAATACTTACAGGACCATGACTATTTACATTAATAGTTGCAGCACCTGTATTTGCTATATGAGACTTAAACGTGATGGACATCCCGTTCACATATCCGTTTGTATTCGCGGGGTAGGAAAGAGTATATGCAGCGCCTGTTCCTGAAGAAATGAGTTCAACCTGGGCAGATAATTGACTGGAGAAAATAACAATTATTATTACCAGGAGGAATCTCACATGATCAACTATTTTAGATATCATTTTGCCAGAATTATTTGAACTTATTTTAGAAGTACTCTTCCTACACCATTTGCCGCAACATTCTCCAGCCATACTCCAATAGATGCTCCGGTACCGGGCAATGCTGTGCTTGCAGCGCTTCCGGCAGTTAAGCCGCTTGTTATGGCGTGCTGACCTCTTACAGCACCACCTGCATCTGCCTTCAGCGAGACAACCCCTGAAACAGCCACACGACCGATTGAGCCTGCCGCAACAGCTCCATCAATTGCTACACCAACAACATCCGTGCGCCCTGCTGCTGCTATTGTGGTTACCGAGTTATCTGTAGCAGGATCAACAATAACAACTTGATTTGCACCTACTACTCCCATGTATTGCAGCCAAACTACAACAGGTGTATTACCGGTTTTTGCTCCATTACCCAAGCCAATTTCGCCGGCCACCTGTAGCTTAGTGGTAGGTATTACTAAACCCATACCTATTCCTACAAATGAATTACCCGACTCCACCTTATGAACTACCATGATTGCATCATTGGCAGAAACGTTTGCAACAGCATTATCTTTAACTGCAAAAATCATCTGATTTGCAGGACCGCCGGTCCATCTGTAAAAAATCGCTCCGGTATAACGCTCATCCAAAGTTGAAGAATTGGATTTAAATCTTAAGCCTGTCATATAGTTTGCTATGCCTGCAGAATTTACCAAATCAATGAATACTCCTTTATCAACAGAAGCCGTTGGAACTGTATTGTCAGTAATATGCAGTTTTGAAAACGGCGTAGTTGTACCAATACCAACATTACCTGTTGAAAGAATTCTCATCCTTTCAAAACTGGAACCAGCACCACCTGCCCTGAAAGCAAGATCCTGAGCATCCGTTGTGCCAACAAAATTTGTAGCAGGAGTAGTACCCGCATTCCCGGTCAAACCCCATGCATTGGCAGCAGTTACAGGATTTATCCAACTGAGTATTCCGGATCCATTTGTATAAAGGAGCTCACCAGCAGCACCGTCATTGGCCGGAAGCGTCCAGATTTTATTCGAGCCTATCGCATCAGGCGCTTTAAAGCCAACATAATTCGCTCCATTCGCGGCAAGTTCATTGAATTGTAATTCACTTGTACTTCCTGCTGCAGTAAAGAATGGTCTCAATATAACACCGGCATTAACTGTGACCCCGGGAACAATATCAAGGGCAGCAGCAG of the Bacteroidota bacterium genome contains:
- a CDS encoding carboxypeptidase regulatory-like domain-containing protein — translated: MTKQVSVAFLFIFSVTCCTAQLNKANTFFNNYEYSKAIPLYKKIVKRDSNIEALQRLADCYRLLKEYESAEKVYEKAIQRKGINPLNYFYYGVALKNNNKPSKAKEQFVIYSRLVPDDKNTNVSIRSCDDIKIWLTRPPHFEVRNVKELNSKAAEFCPVHYKNKIVFTTERSKDLVNFETSGLNQQPFLDVYYVVLTDENGKTNYSKARPFPAPVNSDYHDGPISFDNDGTLYITRVYNYLKGANFVNRPKILIASTRKNNKDDQNWEKLREFPFNSDNYSVEHPFISSDGNTLYFVSDMPGGYGAKDIWFSKKNGDKWEQPQNLGDEVNTSGNEAFPYIRKDGLLYFSSDGQPGFGGLDIFSVSFENNKWTKVSNLGLPLNSPTDDFGITFSEDMQKGYFSSDRLGGSGADDIYSYVVTNKSIDVSGKVLLSQQLDDPARNVKVFLMTEDSTVINFTTSDSLGFFKFENLSADLKYLVKMDEDDPILRARKKLYLADNENRIVRVTVINEKGNKFVFQSLPADQNTLPILDEGDGGLPTLAGTILYGENNKPLTSAKINLVNEMGEVLKATITNSAGAFVFADLPAGQKYSVKLDENEAQLPPNTKINVLNKKGEIIASAVTAEKGFDFQLLPADQARLTLSEEEDVKLKMSMSGKLLSSAGDKKPLVNVKVNLVNERGDVLQTVTTDAQGNFTFSKLPSDRNYLVKIDEDDPKLAGLPKILLADEKGKVISEMKNEKNGFRYEYLSAENASLSLMSVDDSYLKFSMKGKIMNGDGTGAPVANAKVNLLNDKGEIVQTGYTDDAGNFVFTKLPPDGNFYVSIDEKDTKLANLKRLMLADGAGNTVKEVKLNSKGEFKFQLLSADSQAHSLMEVEDTGLKGDLLGRLLTADGSAKGMANKKVTLVNDKGEVVDSTTTDANGQFTFKDLPSDKKYLVKLDEGDAPLAGNLKLVLTDASGNNMQEVKSNEEGIFQYELLSGDKKLFTLFNETENSLRAIRGSLLAGDSLKAEALANSKIALYTASGKLLQTAFTDRNGRFFFLNLPPAGNFFIKMDEKDPGLVLASKLVLTDERGVTVREFKSKKNRFRFELLPSDVKALSAESVDDSWSKLKLMEKKLFADNKKADNIKTETPSPKLPYGYGLFENLYFESGKYALSPKAKNELMKVVAYIKITPGTIIELDGFADSRGASRANLYLSDLRARAAKNYLVARGINVNRLKCVAYGETQLINSCNDPLPCTEEQQAPNRRVEIKVIYRKKR
- a CDS encoding type IX secretion system membrane protein PorP/SprF, which produces MSSFFKHITFSFRVKYFIILNFLFLIFHYASAQQDPQYSQYMFNQLVINPAYAGSKNAVSTSLLLRNQWVGIDGAPKTQTLSVHAPLSRKKIGLGLHVMGDQIGPVKTTGVFGSYSYKLTLPQGKLAMGLRFGVYQYIYNWNQIDHYDQADNVYTQNRTNYIIPTADFGMYYYNNDMFTGLSVTHLFNGRLTSVAAQNGDNASYVPHVFFTGGKAFDVSGSVILNPSVVVKTAKNSPFSVDINLNALFEQRLWVGASYRSSYGIVLLTQIIVTDKLRVGYSFDWGMNELTKLSTGSHEIMLSYDFNAFGRSRIISPRYF
- a CDS encoding gliding motility-associated C-terminal domain-containing protein, encoding MFGKSRNITFLLFVPVMLAAQVDLSHHVVDSWGSFYDNGSISVSSSVGETVVFTGNDPTTNLWFTQGFQQPDFTFSVLNLTVVADPVSCIGNSDGKISAMATGGGGLYTYNWSGGQIGTLVDNLAAGTYTVTVTDVSGNTASDVITLIEEQVKCGLVKIYKGFTPNADGHNDTWRITGIENFTSHVSIFNRWGDPVWEGSDYDNNTVVWNGDNKRGQLLPDGTYFYVVKYDNKTEKGWVELTR